A single window of Candidatus Flexicrinis affinis DNA harbors:
- a CDS encoding DUF87 domain-containing protein has translation MTDAVYLAFDARDGWSFVGAEAFRDAPDTLVRVRSKSLAGGPDVHVLCRKADAGLDVYGQAQIGRRARRFLLDGGYARLDRGRGLVVDWNRITPAAKPDRLDAERDTSHKETDMQRELTIESAIDLAPGLQLPMESIIGQTLAVLGTTGSGKSMTVRRIVEQMLGAGLPMCVFDIEGEYHTLREAHHVLIFGKTPGQTVDLPITAETADRIADASLRQQQPVIVDLSGWRSASERIAIVAAFLNRLLDVAEELRRPYHVVLEEAQLYVPQSAPTDATDIITEIATRGRKRGLGIILASQRAARVDKDVLTQAVVKVFHFVRYDTDAQTYIANIPSAWMTPAEVKAAAFEMGRGEALVVNDRGVTRVKVTAAETTHAGYTPGVDRLRSREQTAQQVDAATLEAFAALLGAPSGEIPQSDTAPDNELTALKARIAALESEIRAKDVEIAKLRAWLNGHTFDPAAHAAVSNGHVLHGTSIVLYDADISPAKAADAQAKADAEKAPDYVEKYVNADYPNGASMAERMANLTAALRERGELPLVDELDQRIEERQEAARQSAIRRQREKFDQLVRKLRAWTGTGVGSRRSWKRDFVALLARHERLSTAQAVQYLGVSRTTFVNNPPLTLVRLGIAQRTGPRTNPVYSWNAPVLFKFQFPDLDPDELTRRLI, from the coding sequence ATGACCGACGCGGTGTATCTCGCATTTGATGCGCGCGACGGCTGGTCGTTCGTGGGGGCAGAGGCCTTCCGCGATGCGCCGGACACGCTGGTACGGGTCCGGTCGAAGAGCCTCGCCGGTGGGCCGGACGTTCACGTGCTGTGCAGAAAGGCGGATGCCGGCCTGGACGTGTACGGGCAGGCGCAGATCGGGCGGCGCGCACGCCGGTTTCTGCTGGATGGCGGGTATGCGCGGCTGGATCGCGGACGCGGCTTGGTCGTCGACTGGAACCGCATCACGCCGGCGGCAAAACCTGATCGCTTGGACGCTGAACGCGACACGTCGCACAAGGAGACGGACATGCAGCGAGAACTGACGATTGAGAGCGCGATCGACCTGGCGCCAGGCCTGCAGCTGCCGATGGAGTCGATCATCGGGCAGACGCTGGCGGTGCTGGGGACGACCGGCAGCGGCAAGAGCATGACGGTCCGGCGGATCGTCGAGCAGATGCTGGGCGCGGGCCTGCCGATGTGCGTGTTTGACATCGAGGGCGAGTACCACACGCTGCGCGAAGCGCACCACGTGCTGATCTTCGGCAAGACGCCTGGCCAGACGGTCGACCTGCCGATCACGGCCGAGACGGCGGACCGGATCGCGGACGCGTCGCTGAGGCAGCAGCAGCCGGTGATCGTCGACCTGAGCGGATGGCGGAGCGCCAGCGAACGGATCGCGATCGTGGCGGCGTTCCTGAACCGGCTGCTCGACGTGGCCGAGGAGCTGCGCCGGCCGTATCACGTCGTACTGGAAGAGGCGCAGCTGTACGTGCCGCAGTCGGCGCCGACGGACGCGACGGACATCATCACCGAGATCGCGACGCGCGGGCGCAAACGCGGGCTGGGGATCATCCTGGCCAGCCAGCGGGCAGCCCGAGTCGACAAAGACGTGCTGACGCAGGCGGTGGTCAAGGTGTTCCACTTCGTGCGGTACGACACGGACGCACAGACGTACATCGCGAACATCCCGTCAGCGTGGATGACGCCGGCCGAGGTCAAAGCGGCGGCGTTCGAAATGGGGCGGGGCGAGGCGCTGGTCGTCAACGATCGCGGCGTGACGCGGGTGAAAGTGACGGCGGCGGAGACGACGCACGCCGGGTATACGCCGGGTGTCGACCGGCTGCGGAGCCGCGAGCAGACCGCGCAGCAGGTCGATGCGGCGACGTTGGAGGCGTTTGCGGCATTGCTGGGCGCGCCAAGTGGGGAAATTCCCCAGTCCGACACCGCGCCGGACAACGAACTGACGGCCCTGAAGGCGCGGATTGCGGCGCTCGAGTCGGAGATCCGCGCGAAGGACGTCGAAATCGCCAAGCTGCGGGCCTGGCTCAACGGGCATACGTTCGACCCGGCGGCACATGCGGCCGTGTCGAACGGCCATGTACTGCACGGGACCAGTATCGTCCTGTACGACGCGGACATATCGCCGGCGAAAGCGGCGGACGCGCAGGCGAAGGCGGATGCCGAAAAGGCCCCGGATTATGTCGAAAAGTATGTCAACGCGGACTATCCGAACGGCGCGAGCATGGCCGAGCGCATGGCGAATTTGACGGCGGCCCTGCGCGAACGCGGCGAGCTGCCGCTCGTCGACGAACTCGACCAGCGAATCGAGGAACGGCAGGAGGCGGCGCGCCAGAGCGCGATCCGGCGGCAGCGCGAGAAGTTCGACCAGCTCGTGCGCAAACTGCGGGCCTGGACGGGCACGGGCGTGGGCAGCCGGCGCAGCTGGAAGCGCGACTTCGTGGCCCTGTTGGCGCGGCATGAACGGCTGAGCACGGCGCAGGCGGTGCAGTACCTCGGCGTGTCGCGCACGACGTTCGTCAATAACCCGCCGCTGACGCTGGTTCGGCTTGGAATCGCCCAGCGGACGGGTCCGCGCACGAACCCGGTGTACAGCTGGAACGCGCCGGTGCTGTTCAAGTTCCAGTTTCCCGATCTCGATCCTGACGAATTGACACGGAGGTTGATATGA
- a CDS encoding phage portal protein — protein MRQQLRIPEGRELGANHCELVISSMTDRLTVTGIEGATAAATAWLREIAEDNRLDGFQMNVHESALCDGDTYVAVVWDNENARISWVQELAYDGIEGVIGFPKGRSTSELAAAIKIWQETTEKFADTLRVNLYLPDRIYRYVRGANEGGLRVLDDDGGKPLPWVDKAGRPLGVPFVHFANRRRGRGGFGLSELRGVVPQQDQLNRTTHSIAMTTELLGFPIRWVKGWQPDAGIAPGMFMVMAAPKKAENGAIPAVTEQQAKHIAAIQVGTFDQADVSPLLDAYRNTKTELAETTRTPSSLSVSDDASGESRKEAEKGLLGKIARFHVTIGNCWEDVARLTTRVYDAFSPRSAPKSNRWTTQWRAAELRSNSDVLAEALILEKLAGLKEALVYAARVTGWDAQKIEELVAERQASDEASLNQMMQLAPGFSGRPAAVPQLSAPQQSTGTPDAQNGANGGGES, from the coding sequence ATGCGTCAGCAGCTGCGTATTCCCGAGGGCCGCGAACTGGGCGCAAACCACTGCGAACTGGTCATCTCGTCGATGACCGACCGGCTGACCGTGACCGGCATCGAGGGCGCGACGGCGGCGGCGACGGCGTGGCTGCGCGAGATCGCCGAGGACAACCGGCTCGATGGCTTCCAGATGAACGTACACGAGTCGGCGCTGTGCGACGGCGACACGTACGTCGCGGTGGTGTGGGACAACGAGAACGCGCGCATTTCGTGGGTGCAGGAACTGGCCTACGACGGCATCGAAGGCGTGATCGGGTTTCCGAAGGGGCGCAGCACGAGCGAACTGGCGGCGGCGATCAAGATCTGGCAGGAGACGACGGAGAAATTCGCCGACACGCTGCGCGTCAACCTGTACCTGCCGGACCGGATCTACCGCTACGTGCGCGGCGCCAACGAGGGCGGCTTGCGGGTTCTCGACGATGACGGCGGCAAGCCGCTGCCGTGGGTCGACAAGGCCGGCCGGCCGTTGGGCGTGCCGTTCGTGCACTTCGCCAACCGCCGGCGCGGACGCGGAGGGTTCGGGCTGTCCGAACTGCGCGGCGTGGTGCCGCAGCAGGATCAGCTCAACCGGACGACGCACAGTATCGCGATGACGACCGAACTGCTCGGTTTCCCGATCCGATGGGTGAAAGGCTGGCAGCCGGACGCCGGCATTGCGCCAGGGATGTTCATGGTGATGGCCGCGCCGAAGAAAGCCGAGAACGGCGCGATTCCGGCGGTGACGGAGCAGCAGGCCAAGCACATCGCCGCGATTCAGGTCGGCACGTTCGACCAAGCGGACGTGTCGCCGCTGCTGGACGCCTACCGCAACACGAAGACCGAGCTGGCCGAGACGACGCGCACGCCGTCGTCGCTGAGCGTGTCGGACGACGCGAGCGGTGAGTCACGCAAGGAGGCGGAGAAGGGGCTGCTCGGCAAGATCGCGCGGTTCCACGTGACGATCGGCAACTGTTGGGAGGACGTGGCGCGGCTGACGACACGTGTCTATGACGCGTTCTCGCCGCGATCGGCGCCGAAATCGAACCGGTGGACGACGCAGTGGCGGGCGGCGGAGCTGCGCAGCAACTCGGACGTACTGGCCGAAGCGCTGATCCTCGAAAAGCTGGCCGGCCTCAAGGAAGCGCTGGTCTACGCGGCGCGCGTGACGGGTTGGGACGCGCAGAAGATCGAGGAGCTGGTGGCGGAGCGGCAGGCGAGCGACGAAGCGTCGTTGAACCAGATGATGCAGCTCGCGCCGGGGTTCAGCGGCCGGCCGGCGGCGGTTCCGCAATTGAGCGCGCCGCAGCAGTCGACGGGCACGCCGGACGCACAGAACGGGGCGAACGGTGGCGGAGAGTCTTAG
- a CDS encoding tyrosine-type recombinase/integrase: MKLKNAVDLFLLSYQNPDTRKSHRIVLSHMLKHLDGYLEVDRLRPADLVEYAAVLDTCDTWSPATRRKYQKNVKTFFNWLVKIEEIDRSPARNVIRAKSLPAYISRDKAISDDELETMLTWSQFHPRHDALFKLLRDSGCRIGGAAGLRVDDIDFERNVAFVTEKGDKSRLIAFGVECANAIRVWLLQRRAGAGPVVFSITGRPIKAASLAQLVSAAAKKLGLRALGPHHFRHRKGHQLADAKVAPSIAATALGHSGPDITLKHYYPADWETAEQHLRALTQADEARQPKQVLKLPIDNRRKAGG; encoded by the coding sequence ATGAAACTGAAGAACGCAGTCGACCTCTTCCTTCTTAGTTACCAGAACCCGGACACCCGCAAGTCCCATCGCATCGTGCTGAGCCACATGCTCAAACATCTCGACGGATACCTTGAGGTCGACAGACTTCGCCCCGCCGATCTGGTCGAGTACGCCGCCGTGCTGGACACATGCGACACGTGGTCGCCGGCGACTCGGCGCAAGTACCAGAAAAACGTGAAGACGTTCTTCAATTGGCTTGTCAAAATCGAGGAGATCGACCGGTCCCCGGCCCGCAACGTCATCCGCGCAAAGTCGCTGCCGGCCTACATCAGCCGCGATAAGGCCATCTCGGACGACGAGCTGGAGACGATGCTCACGTGGTCGCAGTTTCACCCGCGCCATGATGCGCTATTCAAGCTGCTGCGTGATTCAGGATGTCGCATCGGGGGCGCGGCTGGTTTACGCGTCGACGATATCGACTTCGAGCGTAATGTGGCATTTGTCACCGAGAAAGGTGACAAATCGCGCTTGATCGCGTTCGGTGTCGAGTGCGCCAACGCCATTCGCGTCTGGCTGCTGCAGCGCCGCGCCGGCGCCGGACCGGTTGTCTTCAGCATCACCGGCAGGCCGATCAAGGCGGCCAGCCTCGCCCAGCTCGTCAGCGCAGCCGCCAAGAAACTCGGATTGCGCGCTTTAGGGCCGCATCACTTCCGGCACCGCAAGGGCCACCAGCTTGCAGATGCGAAGGTCGCGCCGTCGATCGCAGCGACCGCCCTCGGCCACAGCGGCCCGGACATCACACTCAAGCACTACTACCCGGCGGACTGGGAGACGGCCGAGCAGCATTTGCGTGCGCTCACGCAGGCCGACGAAGCACGTCAGCCCAAGCAGGTGCTCAAGCTGCCCATCGACAACCGCAGAAAGGCGGGGGGTTAG
- a CDS encoding ParA family protein: MKSITFLNEKGGVGKTTTCVTVGAGLAQRGARVLIIDADAQGHIAAMFGMEQRPAFYDWLVRSGDWAEVVDDVPMGQWIIPGEHPHDLRACLRIIASNHETRNVAGAIGEVFAVLRRLEEIRHEYDYVLIDTSPTPSLLHPLIYAATSHFVFVTLAESLSLSGLAATVARVREFDIFREKYGLPPAQLVGIQPCRMRRVIEHEDNLVDARHHFGHDAVLPPVRERIVWAEAARNGKSIFAFAPDTEAADEAWEVVDEVQLRTKRRTPAGEGTR, encoded by the coding sequence ATGAAGTCGATCACATTTCTGAACGAAAAGGGCGGGGTCGGCAAGACGACGACGTGCGTGACGGTCGGCGCCGGCCTGGCGCAGCGCGGGGCGCGGGTGCTGATCATCGATGCCGACGCGCAGGGGCACATTGCGGCGATGTTCGGGATGGAACAGCGGCCGGCGTTCTACGACTGGCTGGTGCGCAGCGGCGACTGGGCCGAGGTGGTCGACGACGTGCCGATGGGCCAGTGGATCATTCCGGGCGAACACCCGCACGACCTGCGCGCCTGCCTGCGGATCATCGCGAGCAACCACGAAACGCGCAACGTCGCCGGCGCGATCGGCGAGGTGTTCGCGGTGCTGCGGCGGCTCGAAGAGATCCGGCACGAGTACGACTACGTGCTGATCGACACGTCGCCGACGCCGAGCCTGCTGCATCCGCTGATCTACGCGGCGACGAGCCACTTCGTCTTCGTAACGCTGGCAGAGTCGCTGTCGTTGAGCGGACTGGCGGCGACGGTGGCGCGCGTGCGGGAGTTCGACATCTTCCGCGAGAAGTACGGCCTGCCGCCGGCGCAGCTGGTGGGCATTCAGCCGTGCCGGATGCGGCGCGTGATCGAACACGAGGACAACCTGGTCGACGCCCGGCACCACTTCGGGCATGACGCGGTGCTGCCGCCGGTGCGAGAGCGGATCGTATGGGCGGAGGCTGCGCGCAACGGCAAATCGATTTTCGCATTCGCGCCGGACACGGAGGCGGCAGACGAGGCGTGGGAAGTCGTCGACGAGGTTCAGCTGCGGACGAAGCGGCGGACGCCGGCCGGGGAGGGAACGCGATGA